A stretch of the Campylobacter concisus genome encodes the following:
- a CDS encoding 16S rRNA (uracil(1498)-N(3))-methyltransferase, with protein MKFLYDKNAGNESLKIVNEAFLHLKARRMQAGERISVRNLRDFKEYIYEIDEIDRRSASLSLVFASLNGEHKFDFTIAWAIVDPKTIEKTLPFLNELGVGKIAFVYTKFSQANFKIDIERLNYINALSCEQCGRTSLMEFEIYKNLDELMSFYKNVSAINFGGKSLNEKKDDELLIIGPEGGFSEEETAKFKNSYGLNTKNILRSQTAVISVAAKFIA; from the coding sequence ATGAAATTTTTATATGATAAAAATGCAGGTAATGAAAGCTTAAAGATAGTAAATGAAGCTTTTTTGCACCTAAAAGCTAGAAGAATGCAAGCTGGTGAGCGAATAAGCGTTAGAAATTTACGAGATTTTAAAGAGTATATTTATGAAATTGATGAGATTGATAGGCGAAGTGCGAGCTTAAGTCTTGTCTTTGCTAGCTTAAATGGCGAGCATAAATTCGACTTTACGATCGCTTGGGCTATCGTCGATCCAAAGACGATAGAAAAGACATTGCCATTTTTAAATGAACTTGGCGTTGGTAAAATAGCTTTTGTCTATACTAAATTTTCTCAAGCAAATTTTAAGATAGATATTGAAAGGCTAAACTATATAAATGCACTTTCATGCGAGCAGTGTGGACGAACTTCACTAATGGAGTTTGAAATTTATAAAAATTTAGACGAACTAATGAGCTTTTATAAAAATGTCTCAGCTATAAATTTTGGCGGTAAAAGCTTAAATGAAAAAAAAGATGATGAGCTTTTAATAATTGGTCCAGAGGGTGGATTTAGTGAGGAAGAGACGGCTAAATTTAAAAATAGCTACGGCCTAAATACAAAAAATATCTTAAGATCACAGACCGCAGTTATATCAGTAGCGGCAAAATTCATAGCTTAA
- the rpmE gene encoding 50S ribosomal protein L31, with amino-acid sequence MKKDIHPEYVDCTVTCACGNTFKTKSNKSEIRIDICDKCHPFFTGSEKIVDSAGRVEKFKKKYAQK; translated from the coding sequence ATGAAAAAAGATATCCATCCAGAATACGTAGATTGCACTGTAACTTGTGCGTGTGGCAACACTTTTAAGACAAAGTCAAACAAAAGCGAAATCAGAATTGACATTTGCGACAAGTGCCACCCATTTTTCACAGGCAGCGAAAAGATAGTTGACAGTGCTGGCCGTGTTGAGAAATTTAAGAAAAAATACGCTCAAAAATAA
- the rsmI gene encoding 16S rRNA (cytidine(1402)-2'-O)-methyltransferase yields the protein MLYFIPTPIGNLEDISLRAIRILRECEIAICEDTRVCKSLINLLNERFDASINISKFIPFHTHNEDDFFTNLSDDFFSKNVAYMSDAGMPGISDPGVSLVRYAQKNNIEYEILSGANAALLSVVASGLCDKEFVFLGFLPNTGRDRSLAIQNALNLAYPAVIYESPKRILGLVQSIANLEPEREIFAIKEATKKFETKFKDRAKNLVQILEKANLSGEWVVVISKSDKTATQNITKDEILSLDLAPKVKAKLLNKITGEDVKKIYDELTKA from the coding sequence TTGCTCTACTTTATTCCTACTCCAATAGGAAATTTAGAAGATATCTCGCTTCGTGCGATTAGAATTTTGCGTGAATGCGAGATAGCTATCTGCGAAGATACAAGAGTTTGCAAAAGCCTTATAAATCTGCTAAACGAACGCTTTGACGCAAGTATAAATATATCAAAATTTATTCCATTTCACACTCATAATGAAGATGACTTTTTCACAAATTTAAGTGATGATTTTTTTAGTAAAAATGTAGCCTACATGAGCGATGCTGGTATGCCAGGTATCAGCGATCCTGGAGTAAGTCTAGTAAGATACGCTCAAAAAAATAACATTGAATATGAAATTTTAAGTGGAGCAAATGCTGCACTTTTAAGTGTAGTTGCAAGCGGACTTTGCGATAAGGAATTTGTCTTTTTAGGCTTTTTGCCAAATACTGGCAGAGATAGGTCTTTGGCTATCCAAAATGCTCTAAATTTAGCTTATCCAGCCGTTATTTACGAAAGTCCAAAACGCATACTAGGCTTAGTACAAAGTATCGCAAATCTAGAGCCAGAGAGAGAAATTTTTGCTATAAAAGAGGCCACCAAAAAATTTGAGACTAAATTTAAGGATAGAGCCAAAAATTTAGTCCAAATTTTAGAAAAAGCAAATTTAAGTGGAGAGTGGGTGGTTGTCATCTCAAAAAGTGACAAAACAGCCACTCAAAATATCACAAAAGATGAGATACTTTCGCTTGATCTTGCCCCAAAAGTAAAAGCAAAATTGCTTAACAAAATAACTGGAGAAGATGTAAAAAAGATATATGATGAGCTTACGAAGGCTTAA
- the rlmB gene encoding 23S rRNA (guanosine(2251)-2'-O)-methyltransferase RlmB has product MIIYGKQLFLHILNKRPQILEEIYLSKECDKKLFSKICGTGKKIIRVDNQKAQSLARGGNHQGFLANVSEFEFSDIAELKKLNFIAILYGISDVGNIGAIARSAYALGCEGLVIVAKSINMQGVLRSSSGAAYEIPIAIFEDGLSLLNELKQFGFKIYATASNGKNVKEMKFAGKRALVMGSEGEGIPQKALAKCDECIGIKLKEGWDSLNVSAAFAIICDRMIDE; this is encoded by the coding sequence ATGATAATATACGGAAAACAACTATTTTTACATATTTTGAACAAGCGACCACAGATATTAGAAGAGATATATCTCTCAAAAGAGTGTGACAAAAAACTCTTCTCTAAAATTTGTGGCACAGGCAAAAAAATTATTCGCGTGGATAATCAAAAAGCACAGTCTTTAGCTCGCGGTGGAAACCATCAAGGTTTTTTAGCAAATGTTAGTGAGTTTGAATTTTCAGACATTGCTGAGCTTAAAAAGCTAAATTTTATCGCCATTCTTTACGGTATAAGCGATGTTGGCAATATCGGTGCTATCGCTAGAAGTGCTTATGCTCTAGGCTGCGAAGGTCTTGTGATAGTGGCAAAAAGTATAAATATGCAAGGCGTTTTAAGATCAAGTAGCGGCGCTGCCTATGAGATACCAATAGCGATTTTTGAAGATGGGCTTAGTTTGCTAAATGAACTAAAGCAATTTGGCTTTAAAATTTATGCAACAGCAAGTAATGGCAAAAACGTAAAAGAGATGAAGTTTGCCGGTAAAAGAGCTTTGGTGATGGGCTCAGAGGGCGAAGGCATACCGCAAAAGGCTCTAGCAAAGTGTGATGAGTGTATTGGTATAAAGTTAAAAGAAGGCTGGGACTCCTTAAATGTAAGTGCAGCTTTTGCAATAATTTGTGACAGGATGATAGATGAATGA
- a CDS encoding phosphatidylglycerophosphate synthase, which yields MNEIENLKEIGIKEISRKTHIEPTFLQYIFDKNFEKLSRLNIRGYAKILQREYDVDLSELLAEYDAFMQENTPDESHKTKVTPKISSYTPKDITIQKQSGSGGAGFLFWLIILAIIAGGAYHFDAYKYIENFLSFLNDENKSVSYSQSSIVNEVKKNIIDTNITISQNSPKIEANASNLKISAPVEQNVTTSPANMEQNAVKPSMVAQPAPKIEQNITKPLNEAVITPKQRVWIGIINLENGQKVSNDTSKSININLDQRQLVVCGNGNIELKIGDKVTKYNPSRPARFLVENGEMKFVSYDEFVELNKGKSW from the coding sequence ATGAATGAGATTGAAAATTTAAAAGAGATAGGCATAAAGGAAATTTCACGTAAAACGCATATTGAGCCTACATTTTTACAATATATTTTTGATAAAAATTTTGAAAAATTATCACGTTTAAATATTAGAGGTTATGCCAAAATTTTACAACGTGAATATGACGTTGATTTGAGCGAGTTACTCGCTGAATATGATGCCTTTATGCAAGAAAACACTCCAGATGAGAGTCATAAAACTAAAGTTACTCCAAAAATTTCTTCTTACACTCCAAAAGATATTACCATACAAAAACAAAGCGGTAGTGGCGGTGCTGGATTTTTATTTTGGCTCATCATTTTAGCTATTATCGCTGGTGGGGCATATCATTTTGATGCTTACAAATATATCGAGAATTTTTTATCATTTTTAAATGACGAGAATAAAAGCGTGAGCTATTCGCAGTCAAGCATAGTAAATGAGGTAAAGAAAAATATCATCGATACAAATATCACTATCTCTCAAAATAGCCCTAAAATAGAGGCAAACGCATCAAACTTGAAAATTTCAGCTCCAGTTGAGCAAAATGTGACAACAAGTCCTGCAAACATGGAGCAAAATGCTGTGAAGCCAAGCATGGTAGCTCAGCCAGCTCCTAAGATAGAGCAAAACATTACAAAGCCACTAAATGAGGCGGTCATTACACCAAAACAACGTGTCTGGATAGGGATAATTAATCTTGAAAATGGTCAAAAAGTATCAAACGACACAAGTAAAAGCATAAATATAAATTTAGACCAAAGACAGCTCGTAGTTTGTGGAAATGGCAACATTGAGCTAAAGATCGGCGATAAGGTTACAAAATATAATCCAAGCCGTCCAGCTAGATTTTTAGTAGAAAATGGAGAGATGAAATTTGTGAGCTATGATGAGTTTGTAGAACTTAACAAGGGCAAATCTTGGTAA
- a CDS encoding LL-diaminopimelate aminotransferase: MFDEIRFNTIERLPNYVFAEVNAIKMAARRAGEDIIDFSMGNPEGRTPQHIVDKLCESAQKDKTHGYSASAGIYKLRLAICNWYKRKYGINLDPDTEAVATMGSKEGFVHLAQAVINPGDVAIVPDPAYPIHTQAFLFAGGSVAKMPLHYNDKFELDENKFFENLIQTIHASSPKPKYVVVNFPHNPTTVTVQKSFYERLVSIAKQERFYVISDIAYADLTFDGYKTPSIFEVDGAKDVAVECYTLSKSYNMAGWRVGFMCGNKRLCAALKKIKSWVDYGMFTPIQVAATVALDGDQSCVEEIRQIYEKRRDVMIEAFAQAGWELKKPSSSMFIWAKLPPKVSHLGSLEFSKQLLTKASVAVSPGIGFGEGGNDYVRLALIENENRIRQAARNIKKYLKEFE, encoded by the coding sequence GTGTTTGATGAGATAAGATTTAATACAATTGAGCGTTTGCCAAACTACGTTTTTGCCGAAGTAAATGCAATAAAAATGGCTGCACGAAGAGCTGGCGAGGATATCATAGACTTTTCTATGGGCAACCCAGAGGGCAGAACACCGCAACACATCGTCGATAAACTATGCGAAAGCGCGCAAAAAGATAAGACCCACGGCTACTCAGCCAGTGCTGGAATTTATAAGCTCCGCCTTGCCATTTGCAACTGGTATAAGAGAAAATACGGCATAAATTTAGATCCAGATACTGAAGCAGTCGCCACGATGGGTAGCAAAGAGGGTTTTGTTCACTTAGCTCAAGCCGTGATAAACCCAGGCGATGTGGCTATCGTGCCTGATCCTGCTTATCCGATACACACGCAAGCGTTTTTATTTGCTGGCGGAAGTGTCGCAAAGATGCCACTTCACTACAATGATAAATTTGAGCTAGATGAGAATAAATTTTTTGAAAATTTGATCCAAACTATACATGCAAGCTCGCCAAAACCAAAATACGTAGTCGTAAATTTCCCGCACAATCCAACGACCGTGACAGTGCAAAAGAGCTTTTACGAGCGTCTTGTAAGCATCGCAAAACAAGAGAGATTTTACGTTATATCTGACATCGCCTACGCTGATCTTACATTTGATGGCTACAAAACGCCAAGTATCTTTGAGGTTGATGGTGCAAAAGACGTTGCAGTCGAGTGCTATACACTTTCAAAAAGCTACAACATGGCTGGCTGGAGAGTCGGCTTTATGTGTGGAAATAAAAGGCTTTGTGCGGCACTTAAAAAGATAAAATCATGGGTTGATTATGGCATGTTTACGCCGATCCAGGTGGCTGCCACAGTCGCACTTGATGGCGATCAAAGCTGTGTTGAAGAGATACGCCAAATCTATGAAAAAAGAAGAGATGTGATGATAGAGGCCTTTGCCCAGGCTGGCTGGGAGCTTAAAAAACCAAGCTCAAGTATGTTTATCTGGGCGAAACTTCCGCCAAAGGTTAGCCATCTGGGCAGCCTTGAGTTTTCAAAGCAGCTTCTTACAAAGGCATCAGTCGCAGTTAGCCCTGGTATCGGTTTTGGCGAGGGCGGAAATGACTATGTGCGTCTAGCTCTTATCGAAAACGAAAATAGAATAAGACAAGCAGCAAGAAATATAAAAAAATATTTGAAAGAATTTGAATGA
- a CDS encoding homoserine dehydrogenase, which translates to MNVAILGVGTVGESVAKILLKNKKLIAARCGEEIVPVVGVVRNLNKKRDVGIPLTDDINSVINRDDIDVFVELMGGVEEPFRVVSEILKRKKAVVTANKALLAYHRYALQNLAKNIPFGFEASVAGGIPIIRALREGLSANHIVSINGILNGTSNFILTSMMNEGSNFKDALKKAQELGYAEADPTFDVGGFDTAHKLLILASIAYGVHGDPEDILIEGIQGITPEDIFFAKDFEYSIKLLAIAKKSEGKIELRVHPALVPQNKMIAKASGVTNAISVVGEVVGETMYYGPGAGGDATASAVISDLIDIARDSKSPMLGYKAPFELNTLELLDRDRIKTKYYFRLKVEDKMGVLAKITNLMSENNLSIDSILQKPKDESEFAVLFFTTHTSLEADVRRTIEILKEQEYIKEEPFMMRIEE; encoded by the coding sequence ATGAATGTAGCGATATTAGGCGTTGGAACAGTTGGCGAGTCAGTTGCTAAAATTTTACTAAAAAACAAAAAGCTAATCGCAGCAAGATGTGGTGAGGAGATTGTACCAGTCGTTGGAGTGGTCAGAAATTTAAATAAAAAAAGAGACGTTGGCATCCCTTTGACTGACGATATAAATAGCGTTATAAACCGCGATGATATCGATGTTTTTGTAGAACTTATGGGTGGTGTGGAAGAGCCTTTTAGGGTTGTGAGTGAAATTTTAAAGCGAAAAAAAGCAGTCGTGACCGCAAACAAAGCACTCCTTGCCTATCACAGATATGCTTTGCAAAATTTAGCCAAAAATATACCATTTGGTTTTGAGGCAAGCGTAGCTGGTGGCATACCGATCATTAGAGCCTTAAGAGAAGGCTTAAGCGCAAACCATATTGTTAGCATAAATGGCATACTAAACGGAACTAGTAACTTTATCCTAACCTCGATGATGAATGAGGGCTCGAATTTCAAAGACGCACTTAAAAAGGCGCAAGAGCTCGGATACGCTGAGGCTGATCCTACTTTTGATGTGGGAGGCTTTGATACGGCTCACAAACTTTTGATCCTCGCTAGCATCGCATACGGCGTGCATGGCGATCCAGAGGATATTTTGATCGAAGGAATACAAGGTATTACACCTGAGGATATATTTTTCGCAAAAGATTTCGAATACTCAATAAAACTTCTGGCCATCGCCAAAAAAAGCGAGGGTAAAATCGAGCTACGCGTACATCCAGCACTTGTACCGCAAAATAAAATGATAGCAAAGGCAAGTGGTGTGACAAATGCGATCAGTGTCGTTGGCGAGGTCGTTGGCGAGACGATGTACTATGGGCCTGGAGCTGGCGGCGACGCAACGGCAAGTGCTGTGATCAGTGACCTTATCGACATCGCAAGAGATAGTAAGTCGCCAATGCTTGGATATAAAGCACCGTTTGAATTAAATACGCTTGAGCTACTTGATCGCGACAGGATAAAGACGAAGTACTACTTTAGGTTAAAAGTCGAAGACAAAATGGGTGTGCTAGCAAAGATTACAAATTTAATGAGCGAAAATAACTTATCGATCGATAGCATACTTCAAAAACCAAAAGATGAGAGCGAATTTGCGGTATTGTTTTTTACGACACATACGAGTCTTGAGGCTGATGTAAGAAGGACAATTGAAATTTTAAAAGAGCAAGAGTATATAAAAGAAGAGCCATTTATGATGAGGATCGAGGAGTAG
- a CDS encoding YraN family protein, with product MGLKEYLFGKSSENRACKFLQKLGFVILERNFHSKFGEIDIIALSSDKILHFIEVKSTSGEYDAEYRLNKAKYIKILKTINFYMMKNEPNRDFQVDLLVIKNNNLELIENISL from the coding sequence TTGGGGTTAAAAGAGTATCTCTTTGGTAAAAGCTCAGAAAATAGGGCGTGTAAATTTTTACAAAAGCTTGGTTTTGTCATTTTAGAGAGAAATTTTCACTCTAAATTTGGCGAGATAGACATCATTGCACTAAGTAGTGATAAAATTTTGCACTTCATAGAGGTAAAATCAACTAGCGGAGAATATGATGCAGAGTATAGACTAAATAAGGCAAAATATATAAAAATTTTAAAAACTATAAATTTTTATATGATGAAAAATGAGCCAAATAGAGATTTTCAAGTCGATTTACTCGTCATAAAAAATAACAATTTAGAACTGATAGAAAATATTAGTTTATAA
- the trxA gene encoding thioredoxin produces MGKYIELTKENFDVTKEGVALVDFWAPWCGPCRMLAPVIEELAEDFDGKAKICKVNTDEVQDLAVEFGIRSIPTLLFFKNGELVEQMVGAQSKQALTDKLNSLL; encoded by the coding sequence ATGGGAAAATACATCGAACTTACAAAAGAAAATTTTGATGTTACAAAAGAGGGCGTTGCTTTAGTAGACTTTTGGGCTCCATGGTGCGGACCTTGCCGTATGCTAGCTCCAGTGATCGAAGAACTTGCTGAAGACTTTGACGGTAAAGCAAAAATTTGCAAGGTAAATACTGACGAAGTGCAAGATCTTGCAGTTGAGTTTGGCATCAGATCGATCCCAACATTGCTATTTTTCAAAAATGGCGAGCTAGTTGAGCAAATGGTCGGTGCGCAGTCAAAACAAGCCTTAACTGACAAACTAAATTCGCTTCTTTAA
- a CDS encoding NAD(P)/FAD-dependent oxidoreductase yields MLDLAIIGGGPAGLSAGLYATRGGLKDVVMFEKGEPGGQITSSSEIENYPGQKAPGESGFDFMSTWWKQCSAFGLVHKWANVVGVRKNSDSSFEILLEGGKSEQAKAVIVATGSTPRRAGFKGEDEFFGKGVSTCATCDGFFYKNKEVAVLGGGDTAVEEALYLANICSKVYLIHRREEFRAAPTTVEKARKNEKIEFITSATIKEALGDKMGLTKIVLDTKNGERVLDVPGIFTFVGLNVNNEILKDENGKFICEMVDGGQVKTNLKMQTSLKGLFVAGDIREDAPKQVIVAAGDGAVAALSAMSYIESLH; encoded by the coding sequence ATGCTTGATTTAGCGATCATCGGAGGCGGTCCAGCAGGACTAAGCGCCGGACTTTACGCCACTAGAGGCGGACTAAAAGATGTTGTAATGTTTGAAAAAGGCGAGCCTGGCGGTCAGATCACCTCTAGCTCAGAGATAGAAAACTACCCAGGCCAAAAAGCCCCTGGCGAGAGCGGTTTTGACTTTATGAGCACTTGGTGGAAGCAGTGTAGTGCATTTGGACTAGTTCATAAGTGGGCAAACGTCGTTGGTGTTAGAAAAAACAGCGACAGTAGCTTTGAAATTTTACTTGAGGGCGGTAAGAGCGAGCAGGCAAAGGCTGTCATCGTAGCAACTGGCTCAACTCCAAGACGTGCTGGCTTTAAGGGCGAGGATGAGTTCTTTGGCAAAGGTGTTAGCACATGCGCAACATGCGATGGATTTTTTTACAAAAATAAAGAGGTAGCTGTTCTTGGCGGTGGCGACACAGCCGTTGAAGAGGCACTTTATCTAGCGAATATCTGCTCAAAAGTCTATCTAATCCATAGACGTGAAGAGTTTAGAGCGGCGCCAACTACGGTTGAAAAAGCTAGAAAAAATGAAAAGATCGAGTTTATAACAAGTGCGACGATAAAAGAGGCACTTGGCGATAAAATGGGCCTAACAAAGATCGTACTTGATACCAAAAATGGCGAGCGTGTGCTTGATGTGCCAGGAATTTTTACATTTGTCGGACTAAATGTAAATAACGAAATTTTAAAAGATGAAAATGGCAAATTTATCTGCGAGATGGTTGATGGTGGACAGGTTAAGACAAACCTTAAGATGCAAACTAGCCTAAAAGGGCTCTTTGTAGCGGGCGACATAAGAGAGGACGCTCCAAAGCAAGTCATCGTAGCTGCAGGTGATGGCGCAGTGGCTGCACTTAGCGCTATGAGTTATATAGAAAGCTTGCATTAA
- the dapB gene encoding 4-hydroxy-tetrahydrodipicolinate reductase: MVKIGLYGASGKMAQSIISCLKDEKDATLSIAFSQKNEVENLSSDLLTNDFAKFFEACDVIIDFSQKEATVALLNYARTNPKPLVIGTTGLDDDEKNLLHLASGAMPILYATNMSLGVAVLNRLARIASKTLREFDIEIVEQHHRHKKDAPSGTAMTLAGSVAEARDLNLKDVLVTGRAGMVGARSKDEIAVMALRGGDVVGRHTVGFYNDGEFIELNHTATSRATFSKGAIRAAIWLKDQNSGLYSIDDSLGLDD; encoded by the coding sequence TTGGTAAAAATAGGCCTTTATGGTGCTAGTGGAAAGATGGCTCAAAGTATCATTTCTTGTTTAAAAGATGAGAAAGATGCCACTTTAAGCATCGCTTTTAGCCAAAAAAATGAGGTTGAAAATTTAAGTAGCGATCTTTTGACAAATGACTTTGCTAAATTTTTTGAAGCGTGTGATGTAATAATCGACTTTAGCCAAAAAGAGGCTACGGTAGCACTGCTAAACTACGCTAGAACTAATCCAAAACCACTAGTTATCGGTACAACCGGCTTAGATGATGACGAGAAAAATTTGCTCCACCTGGCATCAGGGGCTATGCCTATTCTTTATGCAACAAATATGAGTCTTGGTGTGGCTGTTCTAAACCGCCTTGCAAGGATTGCTTCAAAAACATTAAGAGAATTTGACATAGAGATCGTAGAGCAACACCACAGGCACAAAAAAGATGCTCCAAGTGGCACTGCGATGACACTTGCAGGAAGTGTAGCTGAGGCAAGAGATTTAAATTTAAAAGATGTTTTAGTAACTGGTAGAGCCGGTATGGTAGGGGCTAGGAGCAAAGACGAGATCGCAGTCATGGCACTTCGTGGTGGAGATGTGGTAGGTCGCCACACGGTTGGCTTTTATAATGACGGTGAGTTTATAGAGCTAAATCACACCGCAACGAGTAGGGCAACCTTTTCAAAAGGTGCGATCAGGGCTGCTATTTGGCTAAAAGATCAAAATAGTGGCCTTTACTCGATAGATGATAGTTTAGGGCTTGATGATTAA
- the purF gene encoding amidophosphoribosyltransferase codes for MCAIVGIINSKDAAKTAYYALFSMQHRGQEASGISVCDDGEISTHKGNGLVTEVFNEEILRSLKGDMAIGHNRYATAGKNSGRDAQPIAANYSLGQISIVHNGNLVNKDEVRDELIKDGAIFQTNMDTENIIHLIARNHSEHLQDRIIAALDKIKGAYCLLIQSRHKTFAIRDRWGVRPLSLGKLKDGGYIVASETCAFDLVGASFIRDIRPGEMIVFEHGKSEFQSIQIYEPDPRICAFEYIYFARPDSVIEGKSVYEVRKKMGEVLAKKSKIKADFVVPVPDSGVPAALGYANESKIPFELAITRNHYVGRTFIEPSQEMRNLKVKLKLNPMSSVLKGKSIVVIDDSIVRGTTSKKVVDLLRHAGAKEIHFRVACPELKYPERYGIDTPSFEELISSKKNAEEVKEYIGADSLEFLSIDELKESIGNERRYSLVSFDGDYFIK; via the coding sequence ATGTGTGCAATAGTTGGTATTATAAATTCTAAAGATGCAGCAAAGACTGCCTATTATGCGTTATTTTCTATGCAGCATCGCGGCCAAGAGGCGAGTGGCATTAGTGTTTGTGATGACGGAGAAATTTCTACGCACAAGGGTAATGGCCTAGTTACAGAGGTCTTTAATGAAGAAATTTTAAGATCACTAAAAGGTGATATGGCGATCGGTCACAACCGCTATGCAACGGCTGGTAAAAACTCAGGTCGTGACGCCCAGCCAATAGCCGCTAATTACTCTTTGGGGCAGATTTCGATAGTCCATAATGGAAATTTGGTAAATAAAGATGAGGTTAGAGATGAGCTTATTAAGGATGGTGCGATATTCCAGACAAATATGGATACTGAAAATATCATCCATCTAATCGCAAGAAACCATAGCGAACACTTGCAGGACCGTATTATTGCAGCACTTGATAAGATAAAAGGTGCTTATTGTCTGCTTATCCAGTCACGCCATAAAACCTTTGCCATAAGAGATCGCTGGGGTGTTAGGCCACTAAGCCTTGGCAAGCTAAAAGATGGTGGATATATCGTAGCTAGTGAGACTTGTGCTTTTGATCTTGTGGGGGCTAGCTTTATAAGAGATATCAGGCCTGGTGAGATGATAGTCTTTGAACATGGAAAAAGTGAGTTTCAAAGCATTCAAATTTATGAGCCAGATCCTAGAATATGCGCATTTGAATATATCTATTTTGCTCGCCCAGATAGCGTGATAGAAGGTAAAAGCGTCTATGAAGTTAGAAAAAAAATGGGTGAAGTACTAGCTAAAAAGAGCAAAATTAAAGCAGATTTCGTCGTACCTGTACCAGATAGCGGAGTACCAGCAGCGCTTGGGTACGCAAATGAGAGCAAAATCCCATTTGAGCTAGCTATCACTAGAAACCACTATGTGGGTAGAACCTTCATCGAGCCAAGCCAAGAGATGAGAAATTTAAAAGTTAAGCTAAAACTTAACCCTATGTCATCGGTTCTAAAGGGTAAAAGTATCGTTGTTATCGATGATAGTATCGTTCGCGGTACTACTTCAAAAAAGGTGGTTGATCTTTTAAGACATGCGGGCGCTAAAGAGATTCATTTTAGAGTCGCATGCCCTGAGCTTAAATACCCTGAGCGATACGGTATCGATACGCCAAGTTTTGAAGAGTTAATAAGCTCTAAAAAAAACGCAGAGGAAGTAAAAGAATATATCGGCGCAGATAGCTTAGAATTTTTAAGTATAGACGAACTTAAAGAAAGTATCGGCAATGAGCGAAGATATTCGCTTGTAAGCTTTGATGGTGACTATTTCATAAAGTGA
- a CDS encoding DUF2393 family protein has product MSSAYFTIVHIIVLFAIALLSILFLVLSLRAERKLFLSLFFTNILVSTTLAVFLMLVLDKYTKKGMLENVKSERILRNESIVFKGQVRNIGKFTISNCTLTVKLINQPLNKNDLGGEAFFKPSGLSFFSWILGTDKDERPNTVEYKFDVAKNLPKQKSTPFTVYMPYPPYFKNGMNITKLNCY; this is encoded by the coding sequence ATGAGCTCAGCATATTTTACGATCGTTCATATTATCGTTCTTTTTGCGATTGCTCTACTTTCTATTTTGTTTCTTGTTCTTTCACTTAGAGCTGAGCGAAAGTTATTTTTATCACTATTTTTTACAAACATTCTAGTCTCAACCACACTTGCTGTTTTTTTGATGCTAGTGCTTGACAAATATACAAAAAAAGGCATGCTTGAAAATGTAAAAAGTGAGCGAATTTTACGAAATGAGAGTATTGTTTTTAAGGGACAGGTGAGAAATATTGGTAAATTTACAATTAGCAACTGCACGCTGACAGTCAAACTAATCAATCAACCGCTAAATAAAAATGACCTTGGCGGGGAAGCATTTTTTAAGCCAAGTGGGCTTTCATTTTTCTCATGGATTCTTGGCACAGATAAGGACGAGAGGCCAAATACAGTTGAATATAAATTTGATGTAGCCAAAAATTTACCAAAGCAAAAAAGCACACCATTTACCGTATATATGCCATATCCGCCTTACTTTAAAAACGGCATGAATATCACAAAACTAAATTGCTACTAA